The following are encoded together in the Iodobacter fluviatilis genome:
- a CDS encoding aerolysin family beta-barrel pore-forming toxin translates to MAYNIKRNIFSITMALYAGNVFSENVNMYEVYRQSFFAEKNCTPGYKLLTADNARVLQSWLVSRMGVWEIMALANNWTISGSGHKGQIKVDKVIPVEAWCTPVTPSLKPTIPILDPIIFPESSHAVFEWNLVNKESFFQPLSLLGHLFGYAWAAGSNADKIGHGMVISRSLTKPGGYLIQGYKEGTCDGYRCKDRLSIEVDNFNYLIDSGQFNIDSITSSEKKKIASKSVFITNNSDIQQTSHVSLSYIVSSNWSKKDKYEYSQKVTTMNQFKWPFVGETNITIEVGANQTWESLKGGGDSKTITDTVFVTAPPHSKIEVFMETYVSNIEYPYTFDADVSYDVHFSGFMRRAGNALLSHDQSWPTINKKYTIGRATDSMTNLPYQYSNPGLGDTGDYWDWRWMTDHYGKKLVKDTLTQVTQPLKVKIKGVFTANTAYGSSIVYGPSIPLSTRSTRSTRSVERGLSNAELEKHGIKNLQITVKRVQ, encoded by the coding sequence TTGGCTTATAACATCAAAAGAAATATTTTTTCTATTACAATGGCATTGTATGCAGGCAACGTTTTTTCTGAAAATGTTAATATGTATGAAGTGTATCGGCAATCATTTTTCGCTGAGAAAAACTGCACTCCCGGCTATAAGCTATTGACCGCTGATAATGCAAGGGTGTTGCAGAGTTGGTTGGTAAGTAGAATGGGCGTGTGGGAGATAATGGCTTTAGCTAATAATTGGACTATTAGTGGTTCGGGGCATAAAGGTCAAATTAAAGTTGACAAAGTTATTCCTGTGGAAGCGTGGTGCACACCTGTAACCCCTTCATTAAAACCTACAATTCCAATACTCGACCCGATAATTTTCCCTGAAAGTAGTCATGCTGTTTTTGAGTGGAACTTGGTCAATAAAGAAAGTTTTTTTCAACCTCTCTCCCTTTTGGGCCATTTATTTGGATACGCTTGGGCAGCGGGAAGTAATGCGGATAAAATTGGTCACGGTATGGTTATTAGCCGGTCGTTAACTAAGCCAGGTGGATATCTGATCCAAGGGTATAAAGAAGGAACTTGCGATGGTTATCGCTGTAAAGACAGATTATCAATAGAAGTTGATAATTTTAATTACTTGATTGATTCGGGTCAATTTAATATTGACTCGATTACTTCTTCGGAAAAGAAGAAAATAGCAAGTAAATCTGTTTTTATAACAAATAATTCCGATATTCAGCAAACTAGTCACGTCTCATTGTCTTATATTGTTTCATCAAATTGGTCTAAAAAAGATAAATATGAATATAGTCAGAAAGTGACAACAATGAATCAATTTAAATGGCCATTTGTTGGTGAAACTAATATTACTATTGAGGTTGGTGCAAACCAAACTTGGGAATCATTAAAAGGGGGGGGCGATTCAAAAACCATAACAGATACGGTTTTTGTCACTGCCCCTCCTCACAGTAAAATAGAAGTTTTTATGGAAACATATGTTTCTAATATTGAGTATCCCTATACATTTGATGCGGATGTGAGTTATGACGTTCATTTTTCTGGGTTTATGCGGCGTGCAGGAAATGCCTTGCTTAGCCATGACCAAAGTTGGCCCACGATCAATAAAAAATATACAATAGGTCGAGCCACTGATTCAATGACAAACCTACCTTATCAGTATAGCAACCCAGGCTTAGGAGATACGGGCGACTATTGGGATTGGCGTTGGATGACTGATCATTACGGTAAGAAATTGGTTAAAGATACTTTAACTCAAGTGACTCAACCTTTGAAAGTCAAAATAAAAGGTGTTTTTACTGCAAACACAGCATATGGGTCATCCATTGTGTATGGTCCATCCATCCCCCTCTCCACTCGATCCACTCGATCCACTCGATCGGTGGAGAGGGGATTAAGTAATGCTGAATTGGAAAAGCATGGGATCAAAAATTTACAAATTACAGTGAAAAGAGTGCAGTAA